One Angustibacter sp. Root456 genomic window carries:
- a CDS encoding LLM class flavin-dependent oxidoreductase translates to MTSDAARLPLSVLDLSPVPSGSVPSSALHRTIELAQATESLGYKRFWVAEHHSLPSVSSSSPAVLMAAVAAATRTIRVGSGGIMLPNHSPLTVAETFRVLEGLHPGRIDLGLGRAPGTDQLTAFALRRSREALTADDFPQQYAELIAYVDGFAPDHPFAAIRAMPDDVPLPPVWILGSSLYGGQAAAAFGTGFAFAGHFGSVDPAEAVDGYRESFRPSGRPGAPTEPRVILAVAAIVADTEERAEQLARAHDLSMVRLRSNRPGPFPSPQEAAAHPWTDAERDLAASGRRFVSVGTPDAVREQLLRRAERAGADELIVTTNIHDPAERRRSYELLAGAFSLA, encoded by the coding sequence GTGACCTCCGACGCCGCCCGCCTGCCGCTGTCCGTACTCGACCTGTCGCCCGTGCCGTCCGGCAGCGTGCCGTCGTCCGCGCTGCACCGGACCATCGAGCTGGCCCAGGCCACGGAGTCGTTGGGGTACAAGCGGTTCTGGGTCGCCGAGCACCACTCGCTGCCGAGCGTCTCGAGCTCGTCGCCCGCAGTGCTCATGGCGGCTGTCGCTGCGGCCACGCGCACCATCCGGGTCGGCTCGGGCGGCATCATGCTGCCCAACCACTCGCCGCTCACCGTCGCCGAGACCTTCCGCGTGCTCGAGGGCCTGCACCCCGGGCGGATCGACCTCGGACTCGGCCGGGCGCCGGGCACCGACCAGCTCACCGCGTTCGCGCTGCGCCGCAGCCGTGAGGCACTGACGGCCGACGACTTCCCGCAGCAGTACGCCGAGCTCATCGCCTACGTCGACGGCTTCGCGCCCGACCACCCGTTCGCGGCGATCAGGGCCATGCCGGACGACGTCCCGCTGCCGCCGGTGTGGATCCTCGGTTCCAGCCTGTACGGCGGTCAGGCGGCGGCGGCGTTCGGCACCGGCTTCGCGTTCGCCGGCCACTTCGGCAGCGTCGACCCGGCTGAGGCCGTCGACGGTTACCGCGAGTCCTTCCGCCCCTCGGGCCGGCCCGGTGCGCCCACCGAGCCGCGCGTGATCCTCGCGGTCGCGGCCATCGTCGCCGACACCGAGGAGCGCGCCGAGCAGCTGGCCCGCGCGCACGACCTGTCGATGGTGCGCCTGCGCAGCAACCGGCCCGGGCCGTTCCCCAGCCCGCAGGAGGCGGCGGCCCACCCGTGGACGGACGCCGAGCGCGACCTCGCCGCGTCGGGTCGCCGCTTCGTCTCGGTCGGTACCCCGGACGCCGTCCGCGAGCAGCTGCTGCGGCGGGCCGAGCGCGCCGGCGCCGACGAGCTCATCGTGACCACGAACATCCACGACCCCGCCGAGCGGCGGCGGTCCTACGAGCTCCTCGCCGGGGCGTTCTCGCTCGCCTGA
- a CDS encoding saccharopine dehydrogenase family protein — translation MRILLVGSGGVGDAFARIAARRDFFDLLVVSDYDLARAERTVAAVRERHPGEQRLVAARVDASSAQSVAALAREHGVTHVMNAVDPRFVMPVFEGAFAAGADYLDMAMSLSHPHADQPHAQTGVKLGDEQFDAAAQWDGAGRLALVGIGVEPGLSDVFARYASDHLFSRIDELGTRDGSNLTVEGYDFAPSFSIWTTIEECLNPPVVWEKGRGWYTTAPFSEPEVFDFPEGIGPVECVNVEHEEVLLMPRWLEAQRVTFKYGLGDEFIEVLKTLHKLGLDSTDPVRVGGVEVSPRDVVAACLPDPAQLGDRMRGKTCAGLWVTGTGTDGAPREVYLYHVVDNEWSMREYGAQCVVWQTAVNPVVALELLASGAWSGAGVLGPEAFDAVPFLDLLRDGYGSPWGLREQTPA, via the coding sequence ATGCGCATCCTCCTCGTCGGTTCCGGAGGCGTCGGTGACGCCTTCGCCCGCATCGCAGCCCGTCGGGACTTCTTCGATCTGCTCGTCGTGAGCGACTACGACCTCGCCCGAGCCGAGCGCACCGTCGCGGCCGTGCGTGAGCGGCATCCCGGAGAGCAGCGCCTCGTCGCTGCCCGCGTTGACGCGTCGTCCGCGCAGTCGGTGGCCGCGCTGGCGCGCGAGCACGGCGTGACGCACGTGATGAACGCCGTCGACCCGCGCTTCGTGATGCCGGTGTTCGAGGGGGCGTTCGCCGCCGGCGCCGACTACCTCGACATGGCGATGAGCCTGTCGCACCCGCACGCCGACCAGCCGCACGCGCAGACCGGTGTGAAGCTCGGCGACGAGCAGTTCGACGCGGCGGCGCAGTGGGACGGCGCGGGCCGCCTCGCGCTGGTAGGCATCGGCGTCGAGCCCGGCCTCTCCGACGTCTTCGCCCGCTACGCCAGCGACCACCTGTTCAGCCGCATCGACGAGCTCGGCACGCGCGATGGCAGCAACCTCACGGTCGAGGGCTACGACTTCGCGCCGTCGTTCTCGATCTGGACGACGATCGAGGAGTGCCTGAACCCGCCGGTGGTGTGGGAGAAGGGCCGCGGCTGGTACACGACGGCCCCCTTCAGCGAGCCGGAGGTGTTCGACTTCCCCGAGGGCATCGGGCCGGTCGAGTGCGTGAACGTCGAGCACGAGGAGGTGCTCCTCATGCCGCGCTGGCTCGAGGCGCAGCGGGTGACGTTCAAGTACGGGCTCGGCGACGAGTTCATCGAGGTGCTCAAGACGCTGCACAAGCTCGGCTTGGACTCCACCGACCCGGTGCGCGTCGGCGGCGTCGAGGTCAGCCCGCGTGACGTGGTGGCCGCCTGCCTGCCCGACCCCGCCCAGCTCGGCGACCGCATGCGCGGCAAGACGTGCGCCGGGTTGTGGGTCACCGGCACGGGCACCGACGGCGCACCGCGCGAGGTGTACCTCTACCACGTGGTCGACAACGAGTGGTCGATGCGCGAGTACGGCGCCCAGTGCGTCGTGTGGCAGACCGCGGTGAACCCCGTGGTGGCGCTCGAGCTGCTCGCGAGCGGCGCGTGGTCGGGGGCCGGCGTCCTGGGGCCGGAGGCGTTCGACGCCGTGCCGTTCCTCGACCTGCTGCGGGACGGCTACGGGTCACCGTGGGGCCTGCGCGAGCAGACGCCGGCCTGA
- a CDS encoding MarR family winged helix-turn-helix transcriptional regulator — protein sequence MTTPSVVHDEEGYPFVVPDGAVRPGPDPLAAERAYAGNLLAALSRTVDDRSDLATRAVLGRTRHAAAAVTTLLWYPDRPVGFLAERLRISPPGAVQLAQRLADDGLVERVPAADGRVTLLALTPAGERVALRVLEARRTVAAQAISALDDAGLAGLVPALEAMLGALTDDLLTGESMCRLCDELACPDDRCPVERAEPAPPSRRGLGYGVPRHAAGTGEA from the coding sequence ATGACGACGCCCAGCGTGGTCCACGACGAGGAGGGGTACCCGTTCGTCGTGCCGGACGGCGCGGTTCGGCCGGGGCCCGATCCCCTTGCGGCAGAGCGGGCGTACGCCGGAAACCTGCTCGCCGCACTCTCCCGCACGGTCGACGACCGGAGCGACTTGGCCACCCGCGCCGTGCTGGGCCGCACGCGCCACGCGGCCGCAGCCGTCACGACGCTGCTGTGGTACCCGGACCGGCCGGTGGGCTTCCTCGCCGAGCGGCTGCGGATCAGCCCACCGGGCGCCGTCCAGCTGGCCCAGCGGTTGGCTGACGACGGCCTGGTCGAGCGGGTGCCGGCGGCGGACGGCCGGGTGACGCTCCTGGCATTGACTCCCGCCGGTGAACGCGTCGCGCTCAGGGTGCTCGAAGCGCGCAGAACCGTTGCCGCGCAGGCCATCTCGGCCCTAGACGACGCCGGGCTCGCCGGGCTGGTGCCGGCACTGGAGGCGATGCTCGGCGCGCTCACCGACGACCTGCTCACCGGTGAGTCCATGTGCCGGCTGTGCGACGAGCTGGCGTGCCCCGACGACCGGTGCCCGGTGGAGCGAGCGGAGCCGGCGCCACCGTCGCGTCGCGGCCTGGGGTACGGCGTCCCGCGGCACGCGGCCGGAACCGGCGAGGCATGA
- a CDS encoding P1 family peptidase → MSARTGITNSLVDVGGLAVGHATHTGDGWLTGATVVLAPPGGAVAGVDVRGGGPGTRETDLLDPRNAVDRVHAVVLTGGSAFGLAVADGVMAHLERHGIGYEVGPGGPPVPIVPAAVVFDLGRGGDVAHRPDADSGVAACEAASSEAVAEGLVGAGTGAVAGGLKGGVGSASQVLDDGTTVAALVVVNAVGSAFDPTSGELWGARHLLPDEAAVGSPDLVAVQGFQQGLMAQRAAAVAGATTLVVVATDRTLTKAQCAKVAGVSHDGLARAISPVHTMFDGDTAFALATGELPAPGPFELHAVLTAAADCTTRAVVRAVLAAERTTTPAGTWPAYRDLLR, encoded by the coding sequence ATGAGCGCCCGCACCGGAATCACCAACTCGCTGGTCGACGTCGGGGGTCTCGCCGTCGGCCACGCGACGCACACGGGTGACGGCTGGCTGACGGGTGCGACCGTGGTGCTCGCGCCGCCGGGCGGAGCCGTCGCCGGGGTCGACGTGCGCGGCGGTGGGCCGGGCACGCGCGAGACCGACCTGCTCGACCCGCGCAACGCGGTCGACCGCGTGCACGCCGTGGTGCTCACCGGCGGCAGCGCGTTCGGGCTCGCGGTAGCCGACGGCGTGATGGCGCACCTGGAGCGGCACGGCATCGGGTACGAGGTCGGCCCAGGCGGCCCTCCCGTGCCGATCGTGCCCGCCGCGGTGGTGTTCGACCTCGGCCGAGGCGGCGACGTCGCCCACCGACCGGACGCGGACTCCGGCGTGGCCGCCTGCGAGGCGGCGTCGTCCGAGGCGGTGGCGGAGGGCCTCGTCGGTGCGGGCACGGGCGCCGTCGCCGGTGGCCTCAAGGGCGGCGTCGGCTCGGCCAGCCAGGTGCTGGACGACGGCACCACCGTCGCCGCGCTCGTCGTGGTCAACGCGGTCGGCTCGGCGTTCGACCCCACCAGCGGTGAGCTGTGGGGAGCGCGTCACCTGCTGCCCGACGAGGCGGCGGTCGGCTCCCCGGATCTCGTTGCAGTGCAAGGGTTTCAACAGGGGCTGATGGCGCAGCGGGCGGCCGCCGTCGCCGGTGCGACGACGCTCGTCGTCGTGGCCACCGACCGAACGCTCACCAAGGCCCAGTGCGCCAAGGTGGCCGGTGTCAGCCACGACGGGCTGGCCCGTGCGATCTCGCCGGTGCACACGATGTTCGACGGCGACACCGCCTTCGCGCTGGCGACGGGTGAGCTCCCTGCGCCCGGCCCGTTCGAGCTGCACGCGGTGCTCACGGCAGCCGCCGACTGCACCACGCGGGCCGTCGTCCGCGCGGTGCTCGCCGCCGAACGCACCACTACGCCTGCGGGTACGTGGCCCGCGTACCGTGACCTCCTGCGCTGA
- a CDS encoding MBL fold metallo-hydrolase, whose protein sequence is MHLTLTHVGGPTTLVELGGLRLLVDPTFDPPGEYRAPSGAVLRRTAPAALTAAAVLPVDVVLLSHDQHADNLDPSGQALLAQVPVAFSTPEAAERQPAVHGLAPWERAVLERPDGGALVVTAVPARHGPEGCEPKTGTVTGFVLSGAGLPTVYVSGDNAAVELVHEIAERVGEIDVALLFAGAARTPSIDAPLTLTAADAVEAARLLGDALVVPVHADSWAHFSEGVDDVVRAFVDAGLDEHLRVLDPGVPTPLALRPL, encoded by the coding sequence ATGCACCTCACCCTGACCCACGTCGGCGGCCCGACGACGCTCGTCGAGCTGGGCGGCCTGCGGCTGCTCGTCGACCCCACCTTCGACCCGCCGGGCGAGTACCGCGCGCCGTCGGGGGCCGTGCTGCGGCGCACGGCGCCCGCCGCGCTGACCGCGGCAGCGGTGCTCCCGGTCGACGTCGTCCTGCTCTCACACGACCAGCACGCTGACAACCTCGACCCGTCGGGCCAGGCCCTGCTCGCGCAGGTGCCCGTAGCGTTCTCGACACCAGAGGCCGCTGAGCGGCAGCCCGCGGTGCACGGCCTGGCGCCCTGGGAGCGGGCAGTGCTCGAGCGCCCGGACGGCGGCGCGCTGGTGGTCACTGCGGTGCCGGCGCGGCACGGACCAGAAGGCTGCGAGCCGAAGACCGGCACGGTCACCGGCTTCGTGCTGAGCGGTGCCGGCTTGCCCACCGTGTACGTCTCGGGCGACAACGCCGCCGTCGAGCTCGTGCACGAGATCGCCGAGCGGGTGGGCGAGATCGACGTCGCGCTGCTGTTCGCCGGGGCGGCGCGGACGCCGTCGATCGACGCACCGCTGACACTGACGGCCGCCGACGCGGTCGAGGCCGCGCGCCTGCTGGGCGATGCGCTGGTCGTACCCGTGCACGCCGACTCGTGGGCGCACTTCAGCGAGGGCGTCGACGACGTCGTCCGCGCCTTCGTCGACGCGGGGCTCGACGAGCACCTGCGCGTGCTCGATCCGGGCGTCCCCACCCCCCTGGCGCTGCGGCCCCTCTAG
- a CDS encoding alpha-amylase family protein, giving the protein MRITNTSDLWWKTAVVYCLDVQTFMDWNDDGQGDLPGLAQRIDYLADLGVTCLWLMPFYPTANRDDGYDITDFYGVDRRLGTHGDFVEVVRTARDRGMRVIIDLVVNHTSDQHPWFKEARRSLDSPLRDYYVWRADPPPDTSDQVVFPDQEDSIWELDERTGEWYLHHFYRWQPDLNVTHPIVRDEIAKMMGFWLELGVSGFRVDAVPFLIGVDNISEQDRRRMGDPHDWLRALRQVVSRRTGDGVLLGEVNLPHDGQLEFFGGDAGDELTMMFDFISMQNLYLSLARQDARPLAQALTQRPQIPDDCQWVTFVRNHDELTLDKLSDAEREEVFAAFGPEPEMQLYGRGLRRRVPPMLDGDPRRIRMVYSLLFSLPGTPALFYGEEIGMGEDLSVPGRLAVRTPMQWTSEPNGGFSQAQRRRLVRPVVEGGYAPEHVNVADQRTDPESMLGFVSLLIRRYRECPELGWADFEVIDQPHASVLAHRCTWDDASMVALHNLSPEAVEVPLRVEGCGDGHRLMDLLQDGGLRPDAKGRVDVRLDGYGYRWLRVVEPGSRRLI; this is encoded by the coding sequence ATGAGGATCACCAACACCAGCGACCTGTGGTGGAAGACCGCCGTGGTCTACTGCCTGGACGTCCAGACGTTCATGGACTGGAACGACGACGGCCAGGGTGACCTCCCGGGCCTGGCGCAGCGCATCGACTACCTCGCCGACCTCGGCGTCACCTGCCTGTGGCTCATGCCGTTCTACCCGACGGCGAACCGCGACGACGGTTACGACATCACCGACTTCTACGGCGTCGACCGGCGGCTGGGAACGCACGGCGACTTCGTCGAGGTGGTGCGCACGGCGCGCGACCGCGGCATGCGGGTCATCATCGACCTCGTCGTCAACCACACCTCCGACCAGCACCCGTGGTTCAAGGAGGCGCGGCGCAGCCTGGACTCGCCGCTGCGCGACTACTACGTCTGGCGCGCCGACCCACCGCCCGACACCTCCGACCAGGTGGTCTTCCCCGACCAGGAGGACAGCATCTGGGAGCTCGACGAGCGCACGGGCGAGTGGTACCTGCACCACTTCTACCGCTGGCAGCCCGACCTGAACGTCACCCACCCGATCGTGCGTGACGAGATCGCCAAGATGATGGGGTTCTGGCTCGAGCTGGGCGTCAGTGGCTTTCGGGTCGACGCGGTGCCGTTCCTCATCGGCGTCGACAACATCAGCGAGCAGGACCGTCGGCGCATGGGCGACCCGCACGACTGGCTGCGCGCCCTGCGCCAGGTGGTGAGCCGGCGTACCGGCGACGGCGTGCTGCTCGGCGAGGTCAACCTGCCGCACGACGGGCAGCTGGAGTTCTTCGGCGGTGACGCCGGCGACGAGCTGACGATGATGTTCGACTTCATCAGCATGCAGAACCTCTACCTCTCGCTGGCCCGGCAGGACGCGCGCCCGCTGGCGCAGGCGCTGACCCAGCGCCCGCAGATCCCGGACGACTGCCAGTGGGTGACGTTCGTGCGCAACCACGACGAGCTCACCCTCGACAAGCTGAGCGACGCCGAGCGCGAGGAGGTCTTCGCCGCCTTCGGGCCCGAGCCCGAGATGCAGCTCTACGGCCGCGGGCTGCGTCGCCGCGTACCACCGATGCTCGACGGCGACCCGCGCCGCATTCGCATGGTCTACAGCCTGCTGTTCTCGCTGCCTGGCACGCCGGCGCTGTTCTACGGCGAGGAGATCGGGATGGGGGAGGACCTCTCGGTGCCGGGCCGGCTCGCCGTCCGGACGCCGATGCAGTGGACCAGCGAACCCAACGGCGGGTTCTCCCAGGCGCAGCGCCGGCGCCTGGTGCGGCCGGTGGTCGAGGGAGGCTACGCGCCGGAGCACGTGAACGTGGCCGACCAGCGCACCGACCCCGAGTCGATGCTGGGGTTCGTCTCCCTGCTGATCCGCCGCTACCGCGAGTGCCCCGAGCTGGGCTGGGCGGACTTCGAGGTGATCGACCAGCCGCACGCCTCGGTGCTCGCGCACCGCTGCACCTGGGACGACGCGTCCATGGTGGCGCTGCACAACCTGTCACCCGAGGCGGTGGAGGTGCCGCTGCGAGTCGAGGGCTGCGGCGACGGCCACCGGCTGATGGACCTGCTGCAGGACGGCGGCCTGCGGCCCGACGCCAAGGGGCGGGTCGACGTCCGGCTCGACGGCTACGGCTACCGCTGGTTGCGGGTCGTCGAGCCGGGTAGCCGCCGCCTCATCTGA
- the speB gene encoding agmatinase, producing the protein MTRYGAQFGPDVTFLGVDRCDLDDPSTYEGADVVIVGAPFDGGTSHRPGTRFGPQAIRMTDYLPHDGSRPSLALRTDGLQDLRVVDAGDVEMYSGDIETALPALEAAVEKVARAGAIPVVLGGDHSIAYPDAKGVANVLGHGRVSMIHFDAHADTGDIEFGSLWGHGQPMRRLIESGALRGDRFLQVGLRGYWPPPETLDWMAGQSMRSYEMTEIVHRGLDDCLTEAFTIATDECEGVFLSVDIDVCDPGHAPGTGTPEPGGLSARQLLDAVRRICLELPVVGVDVVEVSPPYDHADITAALANRVVLEALSAIARRRRDAAGGTPWDPSLPLLDGR; encoded by the coding sequence ATGACCCGGTACGGCGCGCAGTTCGGTCCTGACGTCACGTTCCTCGGCGTGGACCGTTGCGACCTCGACGACCCCTCCACCTACGAGGGGGCGGACGTGGTGATCGTCGGCGCGCCGTTCGACGGGGGGACGTCACACCGCCCCGGCACGCGCTTCGGCCCGCAGGCGATCCGGATGACCGACTACCTGCCGCACGACGGCTCGCGCCCGAGCCTGGCGCTGCGCACCGACGGGTTGCAGGACCTGCGCGTGGTCGATGCCGGCGACGTCGAGATGTACTCCGGCGACATCGAGACGGCGCTGCCCGCGCTCGAGGCGGCGGTCGAGAAGGTGGCCCGAGCCGGTGCCATCCCGGTGGTGCTGGGCGGCGACCACTCCATCGCCTACCCGGACGCCAAGGGCGTCGCGAACGTGCTCGGCCACGGTCGGGTCTCGATGATCCACTTCGACGCCCACGCCGACACCGGCGACATCGAGTTCGGCTCGCTGTGGGGGCACGGCCAGCCGATGCGCCGGCTCATCGAGTCGGGCGCGCTGCGCGGCGACCGGTTCCTCCAGGTCGGGCTGCGCGGCTACTGGCCGCCGCCCGAGACGCTCGACTGGATGGCTGGGCAGTCGATGCGCTCGTACGAGATGACCGAGATCGTGCACCGCGGCCTCGACGACTGCCTCACCGAGGCCTTCACCATCGCCACCGACGAGTGCGAGGGAGTGTTCCTCTCGGTCGACATCGACGTCTGCGACCCCGGGCACGCTCCCGGTACCGGCACCCCTGAGCCCGGGGGCCTGAGCGCCCGCCAGCTGCTCGACGCCGTCCGCCGGATCTGCCTGGAGCTGCCGGTGGTGGGGGTCGACGTCGTCGAGGTGAGCCCTCCGTACGACCACGCCGACATCACGGCGGCACTGGCGAACCGCGTGGTGCTCGAGGCGCTGAGCGCGATCGCCCGGCGGCGCCGCGACGCAGCAGGCGGCACGCCGTGGGACCCCTCGCTCCCGCTGCTCGACGGGCGGTAG
- a CDS encoding CoA-acylating methylmalonate-semialdehyde dehydrogenase: MTTRITHWIDGKPYGGTTERSGDVFDPATGQVTGRVDLADAATVDQAVASAASAAEVWANTSLTARTRVMFAFRELLAARKDDIAAAITAEHGKVLSDAAGEVSRGLEVVEFACGIPHLLKGDFSENVSTKVDVYSIRQALGVVAVISPFNFPAMVPLWFVPVAIAAGNAVVLKPSEKDPSASLLIAQLWAEAGLPEGVFTVVHGDKVAVDRLLEHPDVAAVSFVGSTPIARYVYETGTRNGKRVQALGGAKNHMLVLPDADLDLVADAAVNAGFGSAGERCMAISALVAVEPVADDLIARIRERMATLKIGDGRRGCDMGPLVTRQHRDKVASYIDAGREAGATVVVDGRGHEVDGAAEGFWLGPTLLDHVTPQMSVYTDEIFGPVLSVVRVQSYDEGLALINDNPYGNGTAIFTNDGGAARRFQNEVQVGMVGVNVPIPVPVAQYSFGGWKDSLFGDSHAYGEDGIKFFTRGKVVTSRWLDPSHGGLNLGFPQNT, from the coding sequence ATGACGACGCGCATCACGCACTGGATCGACGGCAAGCCCTACGGCGGCACCACGGAGCGCAGCGGGGACGTCTTCGACCCCGCCACCGGTCAGGTCACCGGACGCGTCGACCTCGCCGACGCGGCGACGGTCGACCAGGCCGTCGCGAGCGCGGCGTCCGCCGCCGAAGTCTGGGCCAACACCTCGCTCACGGCCCGCACGCGCGTGATGTTCGCCTTCCGCGAGCTGCTCGCCGCGCGCAAGGACGACATCGCCGCCGCCATCACGGCCGAGCACGGCAAGGTGCTCTCGGACGCCGCTGGCGAGGTGAGCCGTGGCCTCGAGGTGGTCGAGTTCGCCTGCGGCATACCGCATCTGCTCAAGGGCGACTTCAGCGAGAACGTCTCGACCAAGGTCGACGTCTACTCGATCCGGCAGGCCCTCGGCGTCGTCGCGGTGATCTCGCCCTTCAACTTCCCGGCCATGGTGCCGCTGTGGTTCGTGCCTGTGGCGATCGCCGCCGGCAACGCCGTGGTGCTGAAGCCGAGCGAGAAGGACCCCTCGGCGTCCCTGCTGATCGCTCAGCTGTGGGCCGAGGCCGGTCTGCCGGAAGGCGTCTTCACCGTCGTCCACGGTGACAAGGTGGCCGTCGACCGGCTGCTCGAGCACCCCGATGTCGCAGCGGTCTCGTTCGTGGGCTCCACACCCATCGCGCGCTACGTCTACGAGACGGGCACCCGCAACGGCAAGCGCGTGCAGGCCCTGGGGGGCGCCAAGAACCACATGCTCGTGCTGCCGGACGCCGACCTCGACCTCGTCGCGGACGCCGCCGTCAACGCCGGCTTCGGCTCGGCGGGTGAGCGGTGCATGGCGATCTCGGCGCTCGTCGCCGTCGAGCCCGTCGCCGACGACCTCATCGCCCGCATCCGCGAGCGCATGGCCACGCTGAAGATCGGTGACGGCCGTCGCGGCTGCGACATGGGTCCGCTCGTCACCCGCCAGCACCGCGACAAGGTGGCGTCGTACATCGACGCGGGCCGCGAGGCGGGCGCCACCGTGGTGGTGGACGGCCGCGGCCACGAGGTCGACGGGGCTGCCGAGGGCTTCTGGCTCGGGCCGACCCTCCTCGACCACGTCACGCCCCAGATGAGCGTCTACACCGACGAGATCTTCGGGCCCGTGCTGTCGGTCGTCCGCGTGCAGTCCTACGACGAGGGCCTCGCGCTCATCAACGACAACCCCTATGGCAACGGCACGGCCATCTTCACCAACGACGGGGGTGCCGCGCGGCGGTTCCAGAACGAGGTGCAGGTGGGCATGGTCGGCGTCAACGTGCCGATCCCCGTGCCGGTGGCCCAGTACTCGTTCGGCGGCTGGAAGGACTCGCTGTTCGGTGACAGCCACGCCTACGGTGAGGACGGCATCAAGTTCTTCACGCGCGGCAAGGTCGTCACCTCGCGCTGGCTCGACCCCAGCCACGGCGGCCTCAACCTCGGGTTCCCCCAGAACACCTGA
- a CDS encoding FAD-binding oxidoreductase, with translation MNAALGLDGASSTPYWLDSAQRPAARPRLMDDEAADLVVVGGGLTGLWAALIALEEQPGRDVLVIEGHRLAWAASGRNGGFCAASLTHGVSNGHDRWPSELSVLARLGRQNLDAIEEAVERYGIDCDFRRSGELDVAVEPWQLDGLAEEHELATAVGESSQLLDARGTRALVDSPTYLGGRYDARGVAMVDPARLVWGLADAVERLGGRIRESTRVLDVLDLGARGGGGVVVRTPDASVRARQVVLGTNVFPSPVKRYRPYVVPVWDHVIVTEPLSDDLLATIGWEGRQGVGDAGNQFHYYRLTPDRRLLFGGYDALYYFGNDMTARRARNERTEHLLADHLVQAFPALRGLRVTHAWGGAIDTCTRFSAFWGLSHGGQVASVQGYTGLGVGASRFGAQVCLDLLSQRENERTALEMVRRKPVPFPPEPLRWTGIQLTRRAIARADARQGRRGLWLRALDRTGLGFDS, from the coding sequence GTGAACGCGGCACTGGGGCTCGACGGCGCGAGCTCGACGCCGTACTGGCTGGACTCCGCGCAGCGACCAGCTGCTCGCCCGCGGCTGATGGACGACGAGGCCGCTGACCTCGTCGTCGTCGGCGGCGGCCTCACAGGGCTCTGGGCCGCGCTCATCGCCCTCGAGGAGCAGCCCGGGCGCGACGTCCTGGTGATCGAGGGGCACCGGCTGGCGTGGGCGGCGTCCGGGCGCAACGGCGGCTTCTGCGCGGCGTCCCTGACCCACGGCGTGTCGAACGGGCACGACCGGTGGCCGTCCGAGCTGTCGGTGCTGGCGCGCCTCGGCCGCCAGAACCTCGACGCCATCGAGGAGGCCGTCGAGCGGTACGGGATCGACTGCGACTTCCGGCGTTCGGGTGAGCTCGATGTCGCCGTCGAGCCGTGGCAGCTCGACGGGCTGGCCGAAGAGCACGAGCTCGCGACGGCGGTCGGTGAGTCGTCGCAGCTGCTCGACGCGCGTGGGACGCGGGCACTGGTTGACTCGCCGACGTACCTCGGCGGTCGGTACGACGCGCGCGGCGTGGCGATGGTCGACCCGGCACGGCTCGTGTGGGGTCTCGCGGACGCCGTGGAGCGACTCGGCGGGCGGATCCGCGAGTCGACACGAGTCCTCGACGTCCTCGACCTGGGCGCGCGGGGCGGCGGGGGCGTCGTCGTCCGGACGCCGGACGCCAGCGTGCGTGCGCGGCAGGTAGTGCTCGGCACCAACGTCTTCCCGTCGCCGGTGAAGCGCTACCGGCCCTACGTCGTGCCGGTGTGGGACCACGTGATCGTCACCGAGCCGCTGAGCGACGACCTGCTCGCCACCATCGGCTGGGAGGGGCGGCAGGGCGTGGGCGACGCCGGCAACCAGTTCCACTACTACCGGCTGACCCCTGACCGGCGTCTGCTCTTCGGTGGTTACGACGCGCTGTACTACTTCGGCAACGACATGACGGCCCGGCGGGCGCGCAACGAGCGCACCGAGCACCTGCTGGCCGACCACCTCGTGCAGGCGTTCCCCGCGTTGCGCGGCCTGCGGGTGACGCACGCGTGGGGTGGCGCTATCGACACCTGCACGCGGTTCAGTGCGTTCTGGGGTCTCAGCCACGGCGGCCAGGTGGCGTCCGTGCAGGGGTACACCGGGCTGGGCGTCGGCGCCAGCCGCTTCGGCGCCCAGGTGTGCCTCGACCTGCTCTCCCAGCGTGAGAACGAGCGCACGGCGCTGGAGATGGTGCGCCGCAAGCCGGTGCCCTTCCCGCCCGAACCCTTGCGCTGGACGGGGATCCAGCTCACCCGCCGCGCGATCGCCCGCGCGGACGCGCGCCAGGGACGCCGTGGCCTGTGGCTGCGGGCGCTCGACCGCACCGGCCTGGGCTTCGACTCCTGA